From Candidatus Binatota bacterium:
CCGCTGCAACCAGCGCCACACCGCCCGGCAGGCGAGTGCGTCGGGCAGGGCGCGGTGGTGCGGCCCGCGCCAGCGATAGCCGATGTGGCGCGCGGCGAAGTCGAGTCCCTGGCGGCGCCAGTTGCCGTGGTGGGCGTCCCACACCCGTTGCGAACGGGCGAAGCCGAGCATGGCGCAGTCAACGCGTCGCGCCCAGGCGAGCTCGCCTGGAAAAAATCGCGTATCGGCGTCGGCGTCAAAGAAAACAACCTGCCGCTCCACGGTGAGTCGATAGATCTCGGGCCACAGCTCGTCGAGCGTAGGTGCGTCGCGCAGCATGGCTCGGCTGATACCGTGAATGTTGACCGCGCGATCGGGCATGCCGCGGCCGGGGTCAACCAGGCTGTCGAGCAGCACGTGGCCCGAGTCGTCGACCACCGCGATCTCGACCATGCGGTCGCCCTCGGCAGGGTCCATGCCGGTGGCCTCTATGTCGACAAATACGGCGGGGCGGATCGCTACGCGCTTGTCGCGCAGGCGGGCTCGTAGCAGTGCACCGGCGGGCGACCTGTTTTTCTGTCGCCACGCCGCCATACAATCATTGTGCCGCAACGTGCGGCCTAACGGCAAGCCTTGGCAGGTAGCTGTGCGCCTGCTGGCGCTGGCCTCGGAACATTGGCAGATTGTCGGTTCGGGAGGACAAGCAACTTTGGACGTAACACTGGAAGGTAAGGTGGCCATCATAACCGGCGGCAGCCGCGGCATAGGGCAGGGCATCGCAGAGGAGTTCCTCATGTCGGGTGCGCGGGCGGTGGTGGTGACCACGCGCCGGCAGGAAAACGCCGACGCGGCTTGCGAGGCCATTGCCGAGGCTGTTGGCGCTGACGCCGCGGCCCGCCTGCAGGCCGTGGTCGCCCGCGCCGACTCGGCCGACGATGCCCACACTACTGTTGCGGCCGTGGTGGCCGAGCATGGCTCCTGCGACATCCTGGTCAACAACGCCGGCACCAATCCAGCGCCCGGTCACATGGGCGAGGTAGACCTCGCGGCCGTAGACAAGACCTGGGCCGTCAACCAGCGCGGGCCCCTGGCCTGGGCCCAGGCCGCGTGGCAGGGCTGGATGAAAGAACACGGCGGCGTCATCATCAACACCGCCAGCGTGGGCGGCCTCATGCCCGGCCCGTACATAGGCGCCTACAACGTTTCGAAGGCCGCGCTGATACACCTGACCCGGCAGATGGCCATGGACATGGCTCCCACGGTGCGGGTGAACGCCGTGGCGCCGGCCGTCGTAAAGACGCGCCTGTCGGAGATGCTGTGGTCCACCAACGAGCAGGCCGCCATAGACCAGCACCCGCTCAAGCGCCTGGGCACACCCGGGGACGTGGCCAACGCGGTAACCTTCCTGGCTTCGGATCGCGCTTCGTGGATAACCGGCATCACCATGCCCATAGATGGCGGCGTGTCGGGTTGCGGCGGCGGGGGCTGATGGCTGGCGGGGATTCCGCCGGCAGCTGAAGAAAACCGATGACCGATACACAAGACAAGCCGGCGTTGATCGTTGAGCGCCAGGGCGCGGTGGTCACACTGATCAACAACGACGCGCCCCGTAACCGCATGAGCCTGGCTTACATGGATGAGCTCGAGGAGCAGGTGGCCGCGCTCGCCGAGGACAGGTCAGTCAGGGCGGTGGTGTTCTCGGCCGCCGGCGAAGAGAATTTTTCGGTTGGCATGAATCTCAAGGAACTGCCCGACGGCATCAAGAAGATGGGCGGCCCCGAGGCGCTTTTTGATCAGCGCCTGCGAGTGCTGGCCGCCATAGAGCAGATGCCCAAGCCCACCATCGCGCTGCTCTACGGCTATTGCCTGGGCGGCGGCCTCGAGCTGCCGCTGGCCTGTCACTTCAGGCTGGCCGCCGAAGAGGGCGCCAGGATAGGGCTGCCCGAGATGGATCTTGGCACGGTGCCGGCCTGGGGAGGAAGCGCGCGCCTTGTGCGCTGCGTGGGCCGCATGCACGCGCTCGACATGATACTGCGGGCAAAGAAGGTCTCCGGACCCGAGGCCCTGCGCATGGGCCTGGTAAACGAGCTGTGGCCCGTAGCCGAGCTCAAGCAGCGTGGAGCCGAACTTGCGGCCGAGCTCTCAGCCATGCCGCCGCTGGCGGTGGCGGGTGTGCTCAAGGCCGTGGTGGGATCGGGCGAAGAGCCGCTGGCCGAGGGTCTGGCCGCCGAGCGTCGTGCGGTGATGGCAACCTTCGGCACGCGTGATATGGCCGAGGGCATGGCCGCATTCATGGAGAAACGTAA
This genomic window contains:
- a CDS encoding SDR family oxidoreductase yields the protein MSTNTAGRIATRLSRRRARSSAPAGDLFFCRHAAIQSLCRNVRPNGKPWQVAVRLLALASEHWQIVGSGGQATLDVTLEGKVAIITGGSRGIGQGIAEEFLMSGARAVVVTTRRQENADAACEAIAEAVGADAAARLQAVVARADSADDAHTTVAAVVAEHGSCDILVNNAGTNPAPGHMGEVDLAAVDKTWAVNQRGPLAWAQAAWQGWMKEHGGVIINTASVGGLMPGPYIGAYNVSKAALIHLTRQMAMDMAPTVRVNAVAPAVVKTRLSEMLWSTNEQAAIDQHPLKRLGTPGDVANAVTFLASDRASWITGITMPIDGGVSGCGGGG
- a CDS encoding 3'-5' exonuclease produces the protein MRNSSAMPCPMPRLPPVMMATLPSSVTSKVACPPEPTICQCSEASASRRTATCQGLPLGRTLRHNDCMAAWRQKNRSPAGALLRARLRDKRVAIRPAVFVDIEATGMDPAEGDRMVEIAVVDDSGHVLLDSLVDPGRGMPDRAVNIHGISRAMLRDAPTLDELWPEIYRLTVERQVVFFDADADTRFFPGELAWARRVDCAMLGFARSQRVWDAHHGNWRRQGLDFAARHIGYRWRGPHHRALPDALACRAVWRWLQRQPTTAVHASPTVISART
- a CDS encoding enoyl-CoA hydratase/isomerase family protein; amino-acid sequence: MTDTQDKPALIVERQGAVVTLINNDAPRNRMSLAYMDELEEQVAALAEDRSVRAVVFSAAGEENFSVGMNLKELPDGIKKMGGPEALFDQRLRVLAAIEQMPKPTIALLYGYCLGGGLELPLACHFRLAAEEGARIGLPEMDLGTVPAWGGSARLVRCVGRMHALDMILRAKKVSGPEALRMGLVNELWPVAELKQRGAELAAELSAMPPLAVAGVLKAVVGSGEEPLAEGLAAERRAVMATFGTRDMAEGMAAFMEKRKPTFTGE